A genomic segment from Armatimonadota bacterium encodes:
- the murG gene encoding undecaprenyldiphospho-muramoylpentapeptide beta-N-acetylglucosaminyltransferase — MRVVIACGGTGGHIYPALAVAEALREQEPAVQILFVGGSRLETQLVPQAGWALRAVAARPIPRTVTPGVLTALGALVVGTVQSARILRDFRAQVVLATGGYVSAPVGVAAAMLRVPVVLQEQNLVPGLTTRMLARLAARVSIPHETVWARLPAGVVTGVPIRRGATGGDRARGVARFGLEAGRFTVLVLGGSQGARSLNEAMLEAARALRAPDAVQVLHQAGKGQAEWVARRAAQIRTPRYVAVGYIEDVADAYACADLVVCRAGAGTLAEVTANGLPAVVVPYPHAAEGHQDANARLMERAGAAVVIADRDLTGARLAEVIDALREDAPRARAMAEASRRLGRPGAAAAVAALVRDAAHKERA; from the coding sequence ATGCGTGTCGTAATCGCCTGCGGAGGAACCGGCGGCCACATCTACCCGGCGCTGGCCGTCGCCGAGGCGCTGCGCGAGCAGGAGCCTGCCGTTCAGATCCTCTTCGTCGGCGGTTCGCGGTTGGAGACGCAGCTTGTTCCCCAGGCGGGCTGGGCATTGCGCGCCGTTGCGGCCCGGCCCATCCCGCGCACCGTCACGCCGGGCGTCCTGACCGCCCTCGGAGCGCTCGTCGTCGGAACGGTGCAGTCGGCGCGGATCCTGCGGGACTTCCGCGCCCAGGTGGTCCTGGCCACCGGGGGATACGTCTCCGCCCCCGTCGGGGTGGCGGCGGCGATGCTCCGGGTGCCGGTGGTCCTGCAGGAGCAGAACCTCGTCCCCGGTCTGACCACCAGGATGCTGGCGCGCCTCGCCGCGCGGGTGTCGATCCCCCACGAGACCGTCTGGGCGCGTCTGCCGGCGGGGGTGGTCACCGGGGTGCCCATCCGCCGCGGGGCGACGGGCGGGGACCGTGCCCGGGGGGTGGCCCGCTTCGGCCTGGAGGCCGGGCGGTTCACCGTCCTGGTGCTGGGCGGCAGCCAGGGGGCGCGGAGCCTGAACGAGGCGATGCTGGAAGCGGCGCGGGCGCTGCGGGCTCCCGACGCTGTCCAGGTGCTGCATCAGGCGGGTAAAGGACAGGCTGAGTGGGTCGCCCGGCGGGCGGCGCAGATCCGGACGCCGCGCTACGTCGCCGTGGGGTATATTGAGGATGTCGCCGATGCTTACGCCTGCGCCGACCTGGTCGTCTGCCGGGCGGGAGCGGGGACGCTGGCCGAGGTGACGGCGAACGGGCTCCCGGCCGTCGTCGTGCCCTATCCCCATGCGGCGGAAGGACACCAGGACGCCAACGCGCGTCTGATGGAACGCGCCGGCGCCGCCGTGGTCATCGCCGACCGCGACCTCACGGGGGCGCGTCTGGCGGAGGTGATCGACGCCCTGCGCGAGGATGCCCCGCGGGCGCGGGCGATGGCGGAAGCGAGCCGCAGACTTGGACGCCCCGGCGCGGCCGCCGCCGTGGCCGCGCTGGTCAGGGACGCGGCCCACAAGGAGCGGGCGTGA
- a CDS encoding penicillin-binding transpeptidase domain-containing protein — translation MRLVHLQVVRGAYLAGIAQRQQLATIALEPHRGRLLDRRGRPLAINVEATSIYAVPAAISDPGAFAARVGPVLGLSTEELVRRLARGRYFVWLARKVRPEVVARMKALDLDEQIGYRVEDLRAYPNGALAAHVLGFVGIDNQGLAGVELRYDGLLRGRPGEAVAAHDGMGRILVETQRIVEAPVDGSDLLLTIDQVVQHIAERALEGAMSRTHARAGLVAAMDVRSGEILALALRPTFVPAAAGTAAPERWVNRAISEVYEPGSTFKVILAAAAVDSGAVRPTETFACPGFLRVGDRIIRDAGGRRHGAQTLGDVIKNSCNVGSAQVATRLGRVVFSRYVRAFGFGTPTRVDLPGEVGGLVPPLQGWAPPTLQTISFGQGISVTPVQLLAAVAALGNGGWLPRPHVVRAVRDPAGRLTAAADGRPARRVVRAETAAAVLAMMVKVVEEGSGRLARIDGYQVAGKTGTAQKAAPRGGYDPDRYVASFVGIVPADAPRLAILAILDEPHGAYYGSEVAAPVFREVASQTLWYLRIPPRTGVGRPFPP, via the coding sequence GTGCGTCTGGTCCACCTCCAGGTGGTCCGCGGAGCGTACCTCGCCGGGATCGCCCAGCGTCAACAACTGGCCACGATCGCGCTGGAGCCTCACCGGGGCCGGCTGCTGGACCGCCGTGGGCGTCCCCTGGCGATCAACGTCGAGGCCACCAGTATCTACGCCGTGCCCGCGGCCATCTCCGACCCCGGCGCCTTCGCCGCCCGGGTGGGCCCGGTCCTCGGCCTCTCCACCGAGGAACTCGTGCGGCGTCTGGCGCGCGGCCGATACTTCGTGTGGCTGGCGCGCAAGGTCCGGCCCGAGGTCGTGGCCAGGATGAAGGCCCTGGACCTGGACGAGCAGATCGGCTACCGCGTCGAAGACCTCCGTGCCTACCCCAACGGAGCCCTGGCCGCCCACGTGCTGGGGTTTGTCGGCATCGACAACCAGGGTCTGGCCGGGGTTGAACTGCGCTACGACGGCCTGCTGCGCGGCAGGCCCGGCGAGGCGGTGGCGGCCCACGACGGGATGGGCCGCATTCTGGTGGAGACCCAGCGCATCGTGGAGGCGCCGGTGGACGGGTCGGATCTCCTGCTCACGATCGACCAGGTCGTCCAGCACATCGCCGAACGGGCGCTCGAGGGCGCGATGAGCCGGACGCACGCGCGGGCCGGGCTGGTCGCGGCCATGGATGTCCGCTCCGGCGAGATCCTGGCGCTGGCGCTGCGACCCACCTTTGTCCCCGCCGCCGCGGGCACCGCGGCGCCCGAACGGTGGGTGAACCGGGCCATCAGCGAGGTCTACGAACCCGGATCGACGTTCAAAGTGATCCTGGCCGCCGCCGCGGTGGATTCGGGAGCGGTTCGCCCCACCGAGACCTTCGCCTGCCCGGGATTCCTGCGCGTCGGCGACCGGATCATCCGGGACGCCGGGGGGCGCCGGCACGGCGCCCAGACGCTGGGCGATGTGATCAAGAACTCCTGCAACGTCGGCTCCGCGCAGGTCGCGACGCGGCTGGGCCGGGTCGTCTTCTCCCGCTACGTCCGGGCCTTCGGCTTCGGGACGCCGACGCGCGTCGACCTGCCCGGGGAGGTCGGGGGCCTCGTTCCTCCGCTCCAGGGATGGGCGCCGCCCACGCTGCAGACCATCTCCTTCGGCCAGGGGATCTCGGTGACGCCGGTCCAGCTGCTGGCCGCGGTGGCCGCCCTCGGGAACGGAGGGTGGCTGCCGCGCCCGCACGTCGTGCGGGCGGTGCGGGATCCGGCGGGCCGCCTGACCGCCGCGGCCGACGGGCGACCGGCCCGCCGCGTCGTGCGCGCCGAGACCGCCGCCGCCGTGCTGGCGATGATGGTCAAGGTCGTGGAAGAAGGCAGCGGCCGGCTGGCCCGGATCGACGGCTACCAGGTGGCGGGCAAGACGGGCACGGCGCAGAAGGCCGCCCCCCGGGGGGGCTACGATCCCGACCGCTACGTCGCCTCGTTCGTGGGTATCGTGCCGGCCGACGCCCCGCGCCTCGCCATCCTCGCCATCCTGGACGAGCCCCACGGAGCCTATTACGGCAGCGAGGTGGCCGCCCCGGTGTTCCGCGAGGTCGCATCGCAGACGTTGTGGTACCTGCGCATCCCACCGCGCACCGGGGTCGGTCGGCCGTTCCCGCCGTAG
- the murF gene encoding UDP-N-acetylmuramoyl-tripeptide--D-alanyl-D-alanine ligase, translating to MRLTVAEIVQVTGGRVVDPLGDGRRAAVTGISTDTRTLRPGDLFVALKGPRADGAEFIPEAFRRGAAAALAGRVPGLPPGPVVVVTDPLAALGALARFYRRTLEVTVIGVTGSVGKTSTAAMSAAVLESAFTVARTRDDWNAEIGVPLALLGLTPRHQAAVIEMAMRGLGQIALLVEMAQPQIGVVTNVGETHLELLGSRENIARAKEELVAGLPSGGTAILNRDDPLVAGMRPPAGVRILFYGLGPSAEIRAGEIVHEPAGVRFLLVTGGGMEEVRLRTWGRHNVYNALAAAAVGVAMGLPVGEIARGLGRYVPPKMRLQPVRAGDLLIVNDAYNASPASMEAAFEVLEFVGGGRRTVAVLGEMKELGSCSAQLHRDVGAALARRRIDLLVAVAEGGAWIAEGAAAGGMLPEAIVHLPSVEAAVERLPGLLRSGDVVLVKGSRALAMERIVEALVASRGS from the coding sequence ATGCGGTTGACGGTGGCCGAGATCGTCCAGGTCACCGGCGGCAGGGTGGTGGACCCCCTCGGGGACGGCAGGCGGGCGGCGGTGACCGGTATCAGCACCGACACCCGGACGCTGCGGCCGGGCGACCTCTTCGTGGCGCTGAAGGGTCCCCGCGCCGACGGGGCCGAGTTCATTCCCGAGGCCTTTCGCCGCGGAGCCGCCGCCGCGCTGGCCGGGCGCGTTCCCGGTCTGCCGCCCGGTCCGGTGGTGGTGGTGACCGATCCCCTGGCGGCGCTGGGGGCGCTGGCCCGGTTCTACCGGCGCACGCTGGAGGTCACGGTGATCGGCGTGACGGGCAGCGTGGGCAAGACCAGCACGGCGGCCATGAGCGCGGCGGTGCTGGAATCGGCGTTCACGGTGGCGCGCACGCGCGACGACTGGAACGCGGAGATCGGTGTGCCCCTGGCGTTGCTCGGTCTGACGCCCCGCCACCAGGCGGCGGTCATCGAGATGGCGATGCGCGGGCTGGGGCAGATCGCCCTGCTGGTCGAGATGGCGCAGCCGCAGATCGGCGTGGTGACCAACGTCGGCGAGACCCATCTGGAGCTGCTCGGCTCGCGCGAGAACATCGCCCGCGCCAAGGAGGAACTGGTGGCCGGACTGCCTTCCGGAGGGACGGCGATTCTGAACCGCGACGATCCGCTGGTCGCCGGGATGCGGCCGCCTGCCGGCGTCCGCATCCTCTTCTACGGTCTGGGTCCGTCGGCGGAGATCCGGGCGGGGGAGATCGTCCACGAGCCGGCGGGGGTCCGCTTCCTCCTCGTGACGGGCGGAGGGATGGAGGAGGTGCGCCTGCGGACCTGGGGGCGCCACAACGTCTACAACGCCCTGGCCGCCGCCGCGGTGGGGGTGGCCATGGGCCTGCCCGTGGGGGAGATTGCCCGCGGGTTGGGCCGCTACGTGCCGCCGAAGATGCGGCTGCAGCCGGTGAGGGCAGGGGATCTTCTGATCGTCAACGACGCCTACAACGCCAGTCCGGCGTCGATGGAGGCGGCCTTTGAAGTCCTGGAGTTCGTGGGAGGGGGGCGGCGGACGGTGGCGGTGCTGGGTGAGATGAAAGAGCTAGGGTCATGCTCCGCGCAGCTGCACCGCGACGTCGGCGCGGCCCTGGCCCGCCGCCGGATCGACCTGCTCGTCGCCGTCGCCGAAGGGGGCGCCTGGATCGCCGAAGGCGCGGCGGCGGGCGGGATGCTCCCCGAGGCGATCGTTCATCTGCCCTCCGTGGAGGCGGCGGTGGAGCGCCTCCCCGGTCTCCTCCGTTCCGGCGATGTCGTCCTCGTCAAAGGCTCCCGGGCGCTGGCGATGGAACGGATCGTCGAAGCCCTGGTCGCCTCCCGCGGCTCATGA
- the ftsW gene encoding putative lipid II flippase FtsW, protein MDHLHRRAPDYWLILPVIALAGLGLVMVYSASSIVAGQRYGDPAFFLKRQVLWVLLGSAALGVARHIHYPALRRLTPVLLAAGIGLLVLVLIPGIGRVAGGARRWITVGGAIAFQPSESFKVILALYLANFLTHRGPYLDSWRGMLPPVVVTATAAGLILLQPDLGTAMLLGLLTVTMLFVAGVRLRHLAALAVPALGLLALAIGSAEYRRRRILAFLDPWADAQGAGFHIIQSLLALGSGGVLGVGLGGSRQKFFYLPERHTDFIFSILGEELGLVGTGGVVLLFGLFALRGYRVARRAPDRYGSLLAAALTTMILIQAIINIGVTSGVLPITGVPLPWVSFGGSSMLFTMIAVGILLNISQYGRDATAATGTTPPGAAASDFAPARGPG, encoded by the coding sequence ATGGACCACCTGCACCGGCGCGCGCCGGACTACTGGCTGATCCTCCCCGTCATCGCCCTGGCCGGTTTGGGTCTGGTCATGGTCTACAGCGCCAGTTCCATCGTCGCCGGGCAGCGCTATGGCGACCCCGCCTTCTTCCTCAAACGCCAGGTCCTCTGGGTCCTGCTGGGAAGCGCCGCGCTCGGGGTCGCCCGGCACATCCACTACCCCGCCCTCCGCCGCCTGACACCCGTGCTGCTGGCGGCGGGCATCGGCCTGCTCGTGCTGGTCCTCATCCCCGGAATCGGCCGAGTGGCCGGGGGGGCGCGGCGCTGGATCACCGTCGGGGGCGCCATCGCCTTCCAGCCGTCGGAGAGCTTCAAGGTGATCCTGGCGCTGTACCTGGCCAACTTCCTCACCCATCGCGGGCCGTATCTGGACAGCTGGCGCGGCATGCTGCCCCCGGTCGTGGTCACCGCAACCGCCGCCGGCCTCATCCTGCTTCAGCCCGATCTCGGAACGGCGATGCTGCTCGGGTTGCTGACGGTGACGATGCTGTTCGTGGCCGGGGTCCGACTCCGCCACCTGGCCGCCCTCGCCGTTCCGGCGCTGGGACTGCTGGCCCTGGCCATCGGCTCGGCCGAGTACCGGCGGCGGCGCATCCTGGCCTTCCTCGATCCCTGGGCGGACGCGCAGGGGGCGGGCTTTCACATCATCCAGTCGTTGCTGGCGCTGGGATCCGGCGGCGTCCTCGGGGTCGGGCTGGGCGGGAGCCGGCAGAAGTTTTTCTATCTGCCGGAACGCCACACCGACTTCATCTTCTCCATCCTGGGAGAAGAACTCGGCCTGGTCGGCACGGGGGGCGTCGTCCTCCTGTTCGGCCTGTTCGCCCTCCGCGGCTACCGGGTGGCGCGCCGCGCGCCGGACCGCTACGGCAGCCTGCTGGCCGCGGCGCTGACCACGATGATCCTCATCCAGGCGATCATCAACATCGGCGTGACCTCGGGGGTCCTGCCGATCACCGGCGTGCCGCTGCCCTGGGTGAGTTTCGGCGGGTCGTCGATGCTGTTCACGATGATTGCCGTCGGGATCCTGCTGAACATCTCCCAGTACGGCCGGGACGCCACCGCCGCCACCGGCACCACCCCTCCCGGCGCCGCCGCATCCGACTTCGCCCCGGCGCGCGGGCCCGGCTAG
- a CDS encoding UDP-N-acetylmuramoyl-L-alanyl-D-glutamate--2,6-diaminopimelate ligase, with amino-acid sequence MMRLDRLLQDLHGATVRGRTDVEVTHLAARHDAAGPGALFVAVRGFTHDGHTFVSEAVSRGAAVVVVQDRVAVPDPVTVVTVPDTRLALAHLSCAFYGHPSRDLSVIGVTGTNGKGTTAYLIEAMLRGAGRSCGVIGTMGAQLGERVAALDRTTPEAHDFQRLLREMADAGAAYVVAEVASHALALHRVAGTRFSAAVFTNLTQDHLDFHKTLDDYRAAKRRLFEMVEPDGLSVVNADDPSGETMAAASRAAVVRYGLERRADVRAADVELRPEGAVFTLQTPQGHRRVRTRLRGRFNVYNALAAAAAAGSLTVTLDDIGRALETFPGVPGRFEPVDEGQEFGLVVDYAHTPDGLEHVLRAARDFVRGRTIVVFGAGGDRDRTKRPKMGAIAARLADLAIVTSDNPRSEDPEAIIEEILSGVEDRRNIEVQPDRARAIARAIEVAGAGDFIIIAGKGHEPYQEIRGVRYPFDDRRVARDALRARLAARP; translated from the coding sequence ATGATGCGTCTGGATCGCCTGCTGCAGGACCTGCACGGGGCGACCGTGCGCGGGCGGACCGATGTCGAGGTCACGCACCTTGCGGCGCGCCACGACGCCGCGGGGCCGGGCGCCCTCTTCGTGGCGGTCCGCGGCTTCACCCACGACGGGCACACCTTCGTCTCTGAGGCCGTCTCCCGCGGCGCCGCCGTCGTCGTGGTGCAGGACCGGGTCGCTGTGCCCGACCCGGTGACCGTGGTCACCGTCCCCGACACCCGGCTGGCCCTGGCCCACCTCAGCTGCGCCTTCTACGGCCACCCCTCGCGGGACCTGAGCGTCATCGGCGTGACCGGGACCAACGGCAAGGGCACGACGGCCTACCTCATCGAGGCGATGCTGAGGGGCGCGGGGCGGTCCTGCGGGGTCATCGGGACGATGGGGGCGCAACTTGGAGAGCGCGTCGCGGCGCTGGATCGCACGACCCCGGAGGCCCACGACTTTCAGCGTCTGCTGCGGGAGATGGCCGACGCCGGCGCGGCGTATGTCGTGGCCGAGGTGGCCTCGCACGCGCTGGCGCTGCACCGCGTCGCGGGGACGCGCTTCTCGGCCGCGGTGTTCACGAACCTGACGCAGGATCACCTGGACTTTCACAAGACTCTGGACGACTACCGGGCGGCCAAACGGCGGCTCTTCGAGATGGTGGAACCCGACGGACTCTCCGTGGTCAACGCGGACGATCCGAGCGGCGAGACGATGGCGGCGGCCAGCCGCGCCGCCGTGGTCCGGTACGGTCTCGAGCGCCGCGCGGACGTCCGGGCCGCGGACGTCGAGCTGCGGCCGGAAGGGGCCGTCTTCACCCTGCAGACACCTCAGGGACACCGGCGCGTCCGGACGAGATTGCGGGGGCGCTTCAACGTGTACAACGCGCTGGCCGCCGCGGCCGCCGCCGGGTCCCTGACGGTCACTCTCGACGACATCGGCCGGGCGCTGGAGACGTTCCCGGGCGTCCCGGGCCGCTTCGAGCCGGTGGACGAAGGGCAGGAGTTCGGTCTGGTGGTGGACTACGCCCATACCCCCGACGGGCTGGAGCATGTTCTGCGTGCGGCGCGCGACTTCGTGCGGGGGCGCACCATCGTCGTCTTCGGTGCCGGGGGAGATCGCGACCGGACGAAGCGGCCGAAGATGGGGGCCATCGCCGCCCGGCTGGCTGATCTGGCCATCGTCACCTCCGACAATCCCCGCAGCGAGGATCCGGAGGCGATCATCGAGGAGATCCTGAGCGGCGTCGAAGACCGCCGGAACATCGAGGTGCAGCCCGACCGGGCCCGGGCCATCGCCCGGGCGATCGAGGTGGCGGGAGCCGGGGATTTCATCATCATCGCGGGCAAGGGTCACGAGCCCTACCAGGAAATCCGCGGCGTGCGGTATCCCTTCGACGACCGGCGCGTCGCCCGCGACGCGTTGCGCGCCCGGCTGGCGGCGCGACCCTGA
- the murD gene encoding UDP-N-acetylmuramoyl-L-alanine--D-glutamate ligase, whose product MTARSRLAWYRGKEIHVLGFSGTEGSAVIDFLVGRGITTITAHALHGPEEFEREFDRTHPWLPPGPRREAAARLLAYPITFRWRDRYLEGLERAEVIFVPQSWFRYPQNAPVARRAERGVPLSSMTHLFFEECPGPIIGVTGTNGKFTVAYLVHQMLQRTLGRAFFSGNDRSHVPMLYFLDDLRPTDWLVLEISNRQLVGLPYSPRIAVVTNIAPHHLDDHGSFEAYVEAKAGILRHQGPEDVAVLNADNPHTKAMAAGARNPYFFSRLGRVAPGAFIEAGSIVIVRGRLHQSLPVSLLRQPGAHAVENALAAALTAALAGASAPAIAETLDEFRGLPYRLRLAAERGGVRFFEDSLATNPTAAAAAVASMDRPFILIAGGARPQATPEQFRPMADALRRSPVRAVLLIGACAPQLAEALAGLPVPVRTVGTLDRAVAEATAAVRPGEAVLLSPGCESFDQFRDYRERGDRFIALVGQETQKV is encoded by the coding sequence GTGACGGCCCGGTCGCGGCTGGCCTGGTACCGCGGGAAGGAGATTCACGTCCTCGGCTTTTCCGGCACGGAGGGGTCTGCGGTGATCGACTTCCTGGTGGGGCGGGGGATCACCACGATCACCGCTCACGCCCTGCACGGTCCGGAGGAGTTCGAGCGGGAGTTCGACCGGACACACCCGTGGCTGCCGCCCGGGCCACGGCGGGAGGCCGCCGCCCGCCTGCTGGCGTATCCGATCACCTTCCGCTGGCGGGACCGCTACCTGGAGGGGCTGGAGCGCGCAGAGGTCATCTTCGTCCCGCAGTCCTGGTTCCGCTACCCGCAGAACGCCCCCGTGGCCCGGCGCGCCGAGCGCGGGGTACCGCTCAGCTCGATGACCCATCTGTTCTTCGAAGAGTGTCCCGGCCCGATCATCGGCGTGACGGGGACGAACGGGAAGTTCACCGTGGCCTATCTCGTTCACCAGATGCTGCAGCGGACCCTGGGACGGGCGTTCTTCTCGGGAAACGACCGCTCCCACGTCCCGATGCTGTACTTTCTCGACGACCTCCGCCCCACGGACTGGCTCGTCCTGGAGATCAGCAACCGTCAGCTGGTCGGGCTGCCCTACAGTCCCCGCATCGCCGTCGTGACGAACATCGCCCCGCACCACCTCGACGACCACGGTTCCTTCGAGGCGTATGTGGAGGCGAAGGCCGGGATCCTGCGGCACCAGGGGCCGGAGGACGTGGCCGTCCTCAACGCCGACAATCCCCACACGAAAGCGATGGCCGCCGGGGCCCGCAATCCCTACTTCTTCAGCCGTCTCGGTCGTGTCGCCCCGGGCGCCTTCATCGAGGCGGGGTCGATCGTGATCGTCCGCGGCCGTCTCCATCAATCCCTGCCCGTCTCCCTGCTGCGACAGCCCGGGGCTCACGCGGTGGAGAATGCGCTGGCCGCCGCGCTGACCGCCGCCCTGGCCGGGGCGTCCGCGCCGGCCATCGCCGAAACCCTCGATGAGTTCCGCGGGCTGCCCTACCGCCTGCGCCTTGCGGCGGAGCGCGGCGGCGTACGCTTCTTTGAAGATTCCCTGGCCACCAACCCGACCGCCGCGGCCGCGGCCGTCGCCAGCATGGACCGCCCCTTCATCCTCATCGCGGGTGGCGCCCGCCCGCAGGCCACCCCCGAGCAGTTCCGGCCCATGGCGGACGCCCTGCGCCGATCGCCGGTCCGCGCCGTCCTCCTCATCGGGGCCTGCGCTCCACAGTTGGCCGAGGCGCTGGCCGGGCTGCCGGTGCCGGTGCGGACGGTCGGCACCCTGGACCGCGCCGTGGCCGAAGCGACCGCCGCGGTGCGGCCCGGGGAAGCCGTGCTGCTCTCCCCGGGCTGCGAAAGCTTCGACCAGTTCCGCGACTACCGCGAGCGCGGCGACCGGTTCATCGCCCTCGTCGGGCAGGAAACTCAGAAGGTCTGA
- the mraY gene encoding phospho-N-acetylmuramoyl-pentapeptide-transferase: protein MTPSPALAATLAAVMTTALGYWAIPRLRMLHVRQAIREEAPVRHRAKAGTPTMGGTFIIAAIVAATLLTLGRLSPGPAFALLVTAGYGLVGGLDDLLKVRRRRNIGLRARERLALQLFLAAPVALYVARRPDLGTALSLPGLGSWDLGWGYVVFAVLYIVGFANAVNLTDGLDGLAAGTVAIAAAAYAAVALHVGRPELSALAAAVAGSCLGFLWFNAHPAQVIMGDVGSNALGAVLALLAILTKTELLLFLVGLVFVLEAASDILQVAYFKSTGGKRIFRMAPLHHHFELSGWTETQTVTRLWLMALFAALAGLAVLA from the coding sequence ATGACGCCGTCTCCCGCGCTGGCCGCGACGCTGGCCGCCGTGATGACCACGGCCCTCGGCTACTGGGCGATCCCGCGGCTGCGGATGCTGCACGTCCGCCAGGCCATCCGTGAGGAAGCGCCGGTCCGCCACCGGGCGAAGGCCGGGACGCCCACGATGGGCGGCACCTTCATCATCGCGGCGATCGTTGCGGCGACGCTGCTCACCCTGGGGCGGCTGTCCCCGGGCCCGGCATTCGCCCTCCTGGTGACGGCGGGGTACGGTCTGGTCGGCGGCCTGGACGATCTCCTGAAAGTCCGCCGCCGCAGGAACATCGGCCTCCGGGCCCGCGAGCGTTTGGCGCTCCAGCTCTTCCTCGCCGCCCCGGTCGCCCTCTACGTCGCCCGCCGCCCGGACCTGGGGACGGCGCTGTCGCTGCCCGGCCTCGGGTCGTGGGACCTCGGGTGGGGGTACGTGGTCTTCGCCGTGCTCTACATCGTAGGCTTTGCCAACGCGGTCAACCTCACCGACGGCCTGGACGGCCTGGCCGCGGGGACGGTGGCCATCGCCGCCGCGGCGTACGCCGCGGTCGCCCTGCACGTCGGCCGGCCGGAGCTGAGCGCGCTTGCCGCCGCCGTCGCCGGGAGCTGTCTGGGGTTCCTGTGGTTCAACGCCCACCCCGCGCAGGTCATCATGGGCGATGTGGGCAGCAACGCCCTCGGCGCCGTCCTGGCCCTGCTGGCCATCCTGACCAAGACGGAACTCCTCCTCTTCCTGGTCGGGCTGGTCTTCGTCCTGGAGGCCGCTTCGGACATCCTCCAGGTCGCCTACTTCAAGAGCACGGGCGGCAAGCGCATCTTCCGGATGGCGCCCCTGCACCACCACTTCGAACTCTCCGGGTGGACCGAGACCCAGACGGTGACGCGGCTGTGGCTGATGGCGCTGTTCGCCGCCCTGGCCGGGCTGGCGGTGCTGGCGTGA